Proteins co-encoded in one Streptomyces liliiviolaceus genomic window:
- a CDS encoding DUF5999 family protein, translating into MCTHRQLCPAADSPDHEAAVVVAAHPEQGWSLLCNGVLLFEDTGELLPDGRIVAPHRPLTATA; encoded by the coding sequence CTGTGCACGCACCGGCAGCTCTGCCCGGCCGCCGACAGCCCCGACCACGAGGCCGCGGTCGTCGTGGCCGCCCATCCCGAGCAGGGCTGGAGCCTGTTGTGCAACGGCGTCCTGCTCTTCGAGGACACAGGCGAACTCCTGCCCGACGGCCGGATCGTCGCCCCGCACCGGCCCCTCACCGCCACGGCCTGA